In a single window of the Daphnia carinata strain CSIRO-1 chromosome 4, CSIRO_AGI_Dcar_HiC_V3, whole genome shotgun sequence genome:
- the LOC130687191 gene encoding bestrophin-1-like — translation MCDNSSFGSTVKFGHNIKTLFRWTGSTYRLVWKEFIIYTMAYIGLSIVYDFALDDDGKKGFEDISAYCSKYTSSLPIILLLGFFTSTSMQRWFSLVHSMPGTTRVIASFVMSIKEGQPEGYQIVEQYSRWIVLGWALTFRLICKPLKRVFPTLLSLENAGLLLPHERLQLESELASNHPIVVVQWNLALLKRCNRQGIFMDFSDYQRNQDNLMTFKKSCGDTIKFAAKNIPFALIQAVTITVYSYGLASLMARQLTDEHTPTSFTIRYFPVLNAFQYFLYYLWLQFGRLAAYPFSDDENDIDIKRLLQAHVDDAVRWQSLYSSPGLTEQIVSHSLHSSSHEWMNLACPKAQRGLISEPLANGNNQESALIAKNAIESKTKSIFELESDEETQNNEGDSGLAASFEASPIRNNKGVNHEVAGDNFDQQEAIALSPEYPDTSKPVKDTGDNIQCLSAFQKARIERNRQKALLLRQARLQAHPYKTGNTDEHSVIRIKNSRLIDSGGGFLINEKELEDEQQREIVITEDPAPIILPDRPHCDECEQPLHDSLLYRSFSYPVCDPCKDTNDEKYSLITRTEARQEYLLKDCDLDLREPILRYILRKNPLNPNWGDMKLYLRLQVEKRALELWETLEKIEEEKELRETKREKSKIKKFNQQVKNLRMAVRSSVYKKQTAGHQHVFGEEKFDAERDLYYRKCSTCSFQQEYEKM, via the exons ATGTGTGATAATTCTTCGTTTGGATCCACAGTTAAATTTGGTCATAATATCAAAACGTTATTCAG ATGGACGGGGAGTACTTACCGGCTTGTTTGGAAGGAATTCATCATTTACACCATGGCGTATATAGGACTTTCAATTGTGTACGATTTTGCACTGGATGACGACGGCAAAAA GGGATTTGAAGATATATCCGCCTACTGTTCCAAATATACTTCATCACTACCCATTATTCTGCTGTTGGGTTTCTTCACTTCAACTTCTATGCAg CGATGGTTTTCACTGGTGCATTCCATGCCTGGAACGACAAGAGTTATAGCCAGCTTTGTCATGTCAATCAAAGAAGGTCAGCCAGAA GGTTATCAAATAGTGGAGCAATACTCACGGTGGATCGTACTAGGTTGGGCGTTAACGTTCCGTCTTATCTGCAAACCGTTGAAAAGAGTATTCCCCACTCTATTGTCTCTCGAGAATGCTG GATTATTGCTGCCACATGAACGATTGCAACTCGAAAGTGAGCTCGCTTCCAACCATCCTATAGTGGTTGTACAGTGGAATCTTGCCCTGTTGAAACGATGTAACCGACAAGGAATATTCATGGATTTCTCCGATTACCAGCGCAACCAAGATAATTTGATGACTTTTAAGAAGAGTTGCGGAGACACAATCAAATTTGCTGCCAAAAATATCCCATTTGCATTAATTCAA GCCGTAACGATTACCGTTTACTCCTACGGACTAGCATCGTTGATGGCGCGCCAACTGACAGATGAGCATACTCCAACTTCGTTCACCATAAGGTATTTTCCTGTCCTCAACGCATTCCAG TATTTTCTCTATTACCTGTGGTTGCAATTCGGTCGATTGGCAGCCTATCCCTTTTCAGATGACGAGAACGATATTGATATTAAGCGACTCTTGCAAGCCCACGTAGAC GATGCTGTCCGGTGGCAATCACTTTATTCTTCACCCGGTTTGACAGAGCAGATAGTGTCGCATTCTCTTCACAGTTCTTCACACGAATGGATg AATCTTGCATGTCCGAAAGCACAACGAGGCCTCATAAGCGAACCTTTGGCAAATGGCAACAATCAGGAAAGTGCTCTTAT TGCAAAGAACGCCATTGAATCAAAAACCAAATCGATATTTGAATTGGAATCAGATGAAGAAACCCAAAATAATGAGGGTGATAGCGGTCTCGCCGCCTCATTTGAAGCCAGTCCCATACGGAATAACAAAGGAGTCAATCATGAAGTAGCTGGCGATAACTTCGACCAACAGGAAGCGATTGCTTTATCTCCAGAATATCCCGATACCTCTAAACCTGTTAAAGACACCGGAGACAACATACAATGTCTAAGTGCATTTCAGAAGGCCAGGATAGAAAGAAATCGTCAGAAAGCTCTCCTCCTTCGCCAGGCAAGATTGCAAGCTCATCCTTATAAAAC TGGCAACACAGACGAGCATTCTGTAatcagaataaaaaattcaagactTATTGATTCAGGGGGTGGATTTCTCATTAATGAGAAAGAACTTGAAGACGAACAACAAAGAGAA ATAGTGATCACTGAAGACCCTGCCCCAATTATTTTGCCTGATCGTCCCCATTGTGATGAATGCGAGCAGCCCCTTCACGATTCATTACTTTACCGCTCTTTTTCGTATCCTGTTTGTGACCCTTGCAA AGATACAAATGACGAAAAGTACAGTCTAATTACGCGAACAGAAGCACGTCAAGAGTACCTCCTAAAAGATTGTGATTTGGACTTGCGAGAGCCAATTTTACGTTACATTTTGCGCAAGAACCCTCTCAATCCCAACTGGGGAGATATGAAACTATACTTGAGATTACAG GTTGAAAAACGAGCGCTCGAATTGTGGGAGACCCTGGAGaagatagaagaagaaaaagaacttcgCGAAACCAAACGAGAAAAAtccaaaataaagaaattcaaccaacaagTTAAAA ATTTGCGAATGGCAGTACGCAGTAGCgtttacaaaaaacaaacggccGGCCACCAGCATGTCTTTGGAGAGGAAAAGTTTGATGCTGAAAGAGATCTTTACTATCGCAAGTGCAGTACGTGCTCTTTTCAGCAAGAGTACGAAAAGAtgtga
- the LOC130687551 gene encoding inactive pancreatic lipase-related protein 1-like: CLFVCFRRNPKVFEELQIGDVLGLTLSNYVRTNPTRIYVHGFLLREDCNFIAVDWSLLALALSYPTAASNVQSVGVLTGNLVNFLISQGADQSQFHLMGFSLGAHVVGRAGLTTNGRLPRITGFDPAFPCFDKSEVDDILDKTDAQFVDIIHTNAGTILDKRFGFPLALGHADFWPNGGSLQPGCGLVEESTAVKIGNILDIFDEACSHRRAVQYFAESINSAVPFNSTQCDSYSQFQLGSCPENLKTSMGLFVSATATGNFFLNTNSHKPFAEG, translated from the exons TgcttatttgtttgttttagacGCAATCCTAAAGTATTTGAAGAATTACAAATCGGCGATGTATTGGGCCTGACGCTTTCAAATTATGTTCGGACGAATCCCACAAGGATCTATGTCCATG GTTTCCTACTGAGAGAAGACTGTAACTTTATTGCAGTTGATTGGAGTTTGCTAGCTCTCGCCCTTTCCTATCCAACAGCTGCCTCGAATGTCCAGTCAGTCGGTGTACTTACTGGAAATCTGGTGAACTTTCTCATTTCACAAGGAGCTGATCAGAGCCAATTTCATTTGATGGGTTTCAGTCTAGGGGCACACGTTGTTGGCCGAGCAGGGCTAACCACAAACGGCAGACTCCCTAGAATAACAG GGTTTGATCCGGCATTTCCATGTTTTGATAAATCCGAAGTTGACGATATCCTGGACAAAACGGATGCCCAATTTGTTGATATTATCCATACCAATGCCGGTACCATTTTAGACAAGCGTTTCGGATTCCCACTGGCACTTGGACATGCTGATTTTTGGCCTAATGGTGGGTCCCTGCAGCCG GGATGCGGTCTGGTCGAGGAAAGTACTGCTGTAAAGATAGGGAACATTCTTGACATTTTTGACGAAG CGTGTAGCCACCGACGGGCGGTGCAGTATTTTGCAGAATCAATCAACAGTGCCGTTCCGTTCAACTCCACCCAGTGCGACTCGTACTCCCAGTTTCAGCTTGGATCCTGTCCTGAAAATCTCAAGACCTCAATGGGTCTGTTCGTGTCAGCAAC AGCCACTGGAAATTTTTTCCTCAACACGAACTCTCATAAGCCTTTTGCAGAGGGTTAA
- the LOC130687177 gene encoding bestrophin-4-like has translation MHTPAREAPPKPRTNMQKIGHALRLSKKFSREYDDFGTATASRFGENIKIVFRWKRSIYCLIWKEFLVYMSLYIFITIVHDFALTNADKQHFEDLAAYCSKFVSSLQLVLLLGFFTSTAMQRWFSLVNSIPGTSKVTAYFVNSLKENQPDGEAIVQQYARWIVLSWALVFRLVCPGLKEAYPDLMSLQNEGLLLEHERLRLEMEPSIKNHSLIVVNWNLGLLRVCARRGMYYVPADYTRNLDCLMLFKKNCNNTIKFATKNIPHALIQVVTIAVYAYGLASLMARMPSKLAPDGRWESTVVSFVSGYFPVANFIPFFLFYSWLKFGRMASYPFGEDKDDIDVKQLLYSHIEGAIRLQSIYVEASPIEKVVMTSIRNPSHIWIEHAKSRMLEERRNSFGDIELTK, from the exons ATGCATACACCAGCTAGAGAAGCACCTCCAAAACCACGGACAAACATGCAAAAAATTGGCCACGCTCTCCGTTTGTCTAAAAAGTTTTCGCGAGAATATGATGATTTTGGAACAGCAACGGCTAGCCGCTTTGgtgaaaacattaaaattgtCTTCAG gtGGAAAAGAAGTATTTACTGTCTTATATGGAAGGAGTTCCTGGTTTACATGTCCCTCTACATCTTTATCACCATCGTACATGATTTCGCGTTAACGAATGCCGATAAACA GCATTTTGAAGATCTAGCTGCCTATTGTTCAAAGTTTGTCTCTTCATTGCAACTCGTCTTGCTTCTAGGTTTCTTTACTTCAACTGCCATGCAG CGTTGGTTTTCCTTGGTAAATTCCATTCCAGGCACCAGCAAAGTAACAGCTTACTTTGTCAACTCACTCAAAGAAAATCAACCAGAC ggagaAGCAATCGTTCAGCAATACGCTAGATGGATTGTCTTGAGTTGGGCATTGGTATTTCGTTTGGTTTGCCCAGGACTAAAAGAAGCTTACCCAGATTTGATGTCCCTTCAAAACGAAG GGTTGTTATTGGAGCATGAACGTTTAAGACTGGAGATGGAACCATCCATTAAAAATCATTCCCTCATCGTCGTCAACTGGAATCTGGGCTTATTGCGAGTATGCGCTAGGAGGGGTATGTATTACGTCCCAGCTGACTACACTAGAAACCTCGACTGCTTAATGCTGTTCaagaaaaattgcaataaCACCATCAAATTTGCCACTAAAAACATTCCGCATGCCCTTATTCAG GTAGTCACTATTGCTGTGTACGCATATGGTTTAGCGTCATTAATGGCTCGTATGCCTTCAAAACTGGCGCCTGATGGAAGATGGGAATCCACTGTCGTGTCCTTTGTTTCTGGCTACTTCCCTGTCGCCAATTTCATTCCA TTCTTCCTGTTTTATTCGTGGTTGAAATTCGGACGCATGGCCAGCTATCCTTTCGGCGAAGATAAGGATGATATCGATGTGAAGCAGCTGCTCTACTCCCATATTGAA GGCGCCATTCGATTACAGTCAATTTACGTTGAGGCGTCTCCCATCGAAAAAGTGGTTATGACTTCCATTCGTAATCCATCTCATATCTGGATT GAGCACGCCAAGAGCCGAATGTTGGAGGAAAGGCGCAATTCTTTCGGTGACATCGAATTAACGAAATAA